In Arthrobacter citreus, a single genomic region encodes these proteins:
- a CDS encoding 4Fe-4S ferredoxin gives MSETKKESTIEEKQYLVRFNADTKSHLTVLDSDICMTKCPDKICTIFCPAEVYKWENIRMHVGYEGCHECGSCRIGCPHQNIKWEYPKGGHGIIFRLG, from the coding sequence ATGAGTGAGACAAAAAAAGAAAGTACTATCGAAGAAAAACAATATCTCGTTCGTTTTAATGCTGATACAAAATCGCACTTAACTGTATTGGATTCCGATATTTGTATGACAAAATGTCCTGATAAAATCTGCACGATTTTCTGTCCAGCGGAAGTTTACAAGTGGGAAAACATTCGAATGCATGTTGGATACGAAGGTTGTCATGAATGTGGAAGCTGTAGAATAGGCTGTCCTCATCAGAACATTAAATGGGAATATCCGAAAGGTGGGCACGGAATTATCTTTAGATTGGGGTGA
- a CDS encoding S-adenosyl-l-methionine hydroxide adenosyltransferase family protein, which yields MGNALVFQSDFGLLDGAVSAMYGVSCSVDEDIKIYDLTHDIPQYNIWEASYRLVQAMNYWPIGTVFVSVVDPGVGSDRRSIVARTNTNHFIITPDNGTLTHIGKVYGFSQLRVIDEEINRLPNSSESYTFHGRDIFAFTGARLASGKIDFENIGPEVDPNSYIQLPIKECHSENNSITGTIDILDVRYGSIWTNIGRTDFLKLGITHGDSVEVFITHQGRKVYKQEVKYGKSFADVAIGEPILYANSLDQMAVAVNQGSFTDEYGIDTGIEWEIKIKGKG from the coding sequence ATGGGGAATGCATTAGTGTTTCAGTCAGATTTTGGATTATTAGATGGAGCAGTTAGCGCTATGTATGGTGTTTCTTGTAGCGTAGATGAAGATATTAAAATTTACGACCTAACCCATGATATACCCCAATACAATATTTGGGAAGCTTCTTATCGACTTGTGCAAGCAATGAATTACTGGCCGATTGGAACGGTTTTCGTTTCAGTGGTAGATCCAGGTGTAGGTTCAGATCGCAGAAGTATAGTTGCTCGAACAAACACGAATCACTTTATTATAACACCTGACAATGGAACATTAACTCACATTGGCAAAGTATATGGTTTTAGTCAATTAAGAGTCATTGATGAAGAAATTAATAGACTACCAAATTCAAGCGAATCCTATACTTTCCATGGTAGAGATATATTTGCCTTTACAGGTGCAAGATTGGCTTCTGGGAAAATTGATTTCGAAAATATAGGACCAGAAGTGGATCCAAATTCATACATACAATTACCAATAAAAGAATGCCATAGCGAAAACAATTCGATAACTGGAACGATTGACATACTTGATGTTCGATATGGTAGCATTTGGACAAATATTGGTCGAACAGACTTTTTAAAACTAGGCATTACACATGGAGACTCAGTTGAAGTATTCATTACTCATCAAGGAAGAAAAGTATACAAACAAGAAGTTAAATATGGAAAATCATTTGCAGACGTGGCAATTGGTGAACCAATTCTATATGCAAACAGCCTTGATCAAATGGCAGTTGCAGTAAATCAAGGGTCTTTTACAGATGAATACGGAATTGATACAGGTATTGAATGGGAGATAAAAATTAAAGGCAAGGGTTGA
- a CDS encoding WxL domain-containing protein: MKVSKIVAVGLVSASFIGATNTTFAAVTSQAESKAGVSFTPGSGPVTPVDPTDPTNPLDPIGPTDPTDPPTGETGPLTLDYVSSVQFGSKEISGSAMTYSSKSKKPFIQVSDRRGTGNGWKVTAKASQFKSGSSDTLPGAVLTFKNGTAVSPGDGAAPNPAQTITLNTDGSTAATVVTAAAGTGLGTWVTTWLGPNPDVNDGAENNNVTLTIPGGSATVGNHEAVVTWTLLDAPGV; the protein is encoded by the coding sequence ATGAAAGTATCAAAAATTGTAGCGGTTGGATTAGTAAGTGCATCTTTTATAGGGGCAACAAACACAACTTTTGCGGCTGTTACCTCTCAAGCAGAATCAAAAGCTGGCGTTAGTTTTACTCCAGGTTCTGGTCCGGTTACACCAGTAGATCCAACTGATCCAACAAATCCGCTTGATCCAATTGGTCCAACTGATCCTACTGATCCACCAACTGGTGAGACAGGTCCATTAACTTTAGACTATGTTTCTTCAGTTCAATTTGGATCAAAAGAGATTTCTGGTAGTGCAATGACTTATTCATCTAAATCTAAAAAGCCATTTATCCAAGTTTCGGATAGGAGAGGAACTGGTAACGGTTGGAAAGTAACAGCAAAAGCTAGTCAATTTAAAAGTGGTTCAAGTGACACATTACCTGGTGCAGTTCTTACGTTTAAGAATGGGACAGCTGTCTCACCAGGTGATGGAGCTGCTCCAAATCCTGCTCAAACAATCACTCTTAATACAGATGGATCAACTGCAGCGACAGTAGTCACTGCTGCAGCCGGTACTGGTCTTGGAACTTGGGTTACAACATGGTTAGGTCCAAATCCAGATGTAAATGATGGCGCAGAAAACAATAATGTTACATTAACAATTCCAGGTGGCTCCGCTACAGTTGGAAATCATGAAGCTGTTGTTACTTGGACTCTTCTTGATGCCCCTGGAGTATAA
- a CDS encoding RDD family protein produces the protein MEPLASRSSRLLAILVDIFISALFRFVFLLITGIAKFSTFTDLNKVEKLGVGNSIISILCVVIFYILIPTYVWKGQTIGKRWLKIAVVKEDNQEVNLGTMFVRTIFSFLGYVKIKYLSFIVGIVAFIDPFFIFTLERKTLHDRIAKTKVIDV, from the coding sequence TTGGAACCATTAGCAAGCAGATCAAGTCGATTGTTAGCAATATTAGTCGATATTTTTATTAGTGCTCTTTTCCGGTTTGTTTTTTTATTAATTACAGGGATAGCTAAATTCTCAACATTTACTGATCTAAATAAGGTAGAAAAATTAGGCGTAGGGAATTCTATTATATCAATTCTTTGTGTTGTTATATTCTATATTTTGATCCCGACATATGTTTGGAAAGGACAAACAATTGGAAAACGTTGGTTAAAAATTGCAGTAGTAAAAGAAGACAATCAAGAAGTAAATTTGGGTACGATGTTTGTCAGAACAATTTTTTCATTTTTAGGATATGTAAAAATAAAATATCTTTCATTTATTGTAGGTATTGTTGCATTTATCGATCCATTTTTTATATTTACTTTAGAAAGAAAAACGTTACATGATCGAATTGCTAAAACAAAGGTTATTGATGTTTAA
- a CDS encoding fatty acid hydroxylase family protein produces the protein MKGLYRDFFLHFDIIVMGVLFLIGLTYSIGFHFSWLTVLIFILGLVFFMFSEYVTHRFFFHIKAPKNKLFLKFMKRIHYDHHTYPDDLKLLFLPIWYSIPNLGTLCIIYFLITRDTIQTLAFGSGLIFMLLVYEWKHYVAHRPIKPKTKLGRNIKKLHILHHFKNENYWYGVSTPIFDGIFGTLKDEKEVDTSNTAKTLEERM, from the coding sequence ATGAAGGGACTTTATCGAGACTTTTTTCTTCATTTCGATATCATCGTGATGGGGGTACTTTTTTTAATTGGATTAACTTATAGTATAGGCTTTCACTTTTCTTGGCTTACTGTTTTAATTTTTATTTTAGGTTTAGTCTTTTTTATGTTTAGTGAATATGTAACTCATCGCTTCTTTTTTCACATAAAGGCACCAAAAAATAAACTATTTCTTAAATTTATGAAGCGAATTCATTATGATCATCACACTTATCCAGATGATTTGAAATTACTTTTTTTACCAATATGGTATAGCATTCCGAACCTTGGAACACTTTGTATTATTTACTTTTTAATTACAAGAGATACAATTCAAACTTTAGCATTTGGTTCAGGATTAATTTTTATGTTGCTTGTGTATGAGTGGAAGCACTACGTTGCCCATCGACCAATTAAGCCAAAAACAAAATTAGGACGAAATATAAAAAAACTTCATATATTACATCACTTTAAAAATGAAAACTATTGGTATGGTGTATCAACGCCAATATTTGATGGGATTTTTGGTACATTGAAAGATGAAAAAGAAGTTGATACAAGTAATACTGCGAAAACTTTAGAGGAAAGAATGTAA
- a CDS encoding SLC45 family MFS transporter gives MDKLNYKKIMLLGFGFFAISLTWSVYNAFMPKLLSDYIKSSALIGFIMTFDNYFALFLQPAVGMYSDRLDTRFGRRMPFLIVGMPLAALFTFLIPFHQTLFMLIFFILFMNLSMSIFRSPVIALMPDLTRLEQRSKANSVINFMGGIGALIAFFIGSILWDKNKGFPFYLAGTLMLVSFLILFYFIREKRDVLNYEVAEEKVKLKEGFRSVIQNKSALFLLLAILSWFTGFNGIETFFTRYGEVYLGVKVSAAAFSFAFISLAFLLFAIPAGFIGTKIGKKRSILIGIFGIMIGFIFLFFLKDLFTIRIVFLVMGCLWALVNINSYPFLTEMAPIGFIGTYTGLYYLFSSISNIISPPLLGGIMDLIGFKYMFLYGCLFITISFFMMLKVKENHITFKKNSDASI, from the coding sequence ATGGATAAACTTAATTACAAAAAAATAATGTTGCTCGGATTTGGTTTTTTTGCGATTAGTCTTACTTGGTCAGTTTATAATGCGTTTATGCCAAAACTTTTAAGTGATTATATAAAGTCGTCTGCATTAATTGGATTTATCATGACTTTTGATAATTATTTTGCACTATTTTTACAACCAGCCGTAGGGATGTATAGTGATCGTCTAGACACAAGATTTGGTAGAAGAATGCCATTTTTAATAGTCGGTATGCCTCTTGCAGCATTGTTTACTTTTTTAATTCCTTTTCATCAAACGCTTTTCATGTTAATCTTCTTTATTCTATTTATGAATTTAAGTATGAGTATTTTTCGTTCACCAGTTATTGCACTTATGCCTGATTTAACAAGACTTGAACAACGTAGTAAGGCAAATAGTGTCATTAATTTCATGGGTGGAATTGGTGCGTTAATTGCTTTTTTTATTGGATCAATTTTGTGGGATAAAAATAAAGGATTTCCTTTTTATTTAGCAGGGACACTTATGTTAGTCAGCTTTTTAATTCTCTTTTATTTTATAAGAGAAAAAAGAGATGTTTTAAATTATGAAGTGGCTGAAGAAAAGGTAAAATTAAAAGAAGGTTTTCGTTCTGTTATTCAAAATAAAAGTGCTTTATTTTTATTATTAGCTATTCTAAGTTGGTTTACTGGCTTTAATGGAATTGAAACTTTTTTTACGCGATACGGAGAAGTTTATTTGGGGGTTAAAGTAAGTGCAGCTGCGTTTTCATTTGCATTTATCTCATTAGCATTTTTACTTTTTGCAATTCCAGCTGGATTCATCGGAACAAAAATCGGCAAGAAACGTAGCATATTAATCGGTATATTTGGCATTATGATTGGTTTTATTTTTTTATTCTTCTTAAAGGATTTGTTTACAATTAGAATCGTTTTTTTAGTAATGGGATGCTTGTGGGCATTAGTAAATATTAATTCATATCCTTTTTTAACTGAAATGGCACCAATTGGCTTTATAGGAACATATACGGGACTATATTACTTATTTTCTTCAATTTCCAATATCATCTCTCCACCATTACTAGGTGGAATTATGGATTTAATTGGATTTAAGTATATGTTCCTTTATGGTTGCTTATTTATAACAATTTCATTTTTTATGATGTTAAAAGTAAAAGAAAATCATATTACATTCAAAAAAAATTCGGATGCATCAATCTGA
- the deoC gene encoding deoxyribose-phosphate aldolase: MTTNINKLIDHTVLKPETTKAQIEKLCQEAKEHNFASVCVNPTWVSLCASLLKGTEVLVCTVIGFPLGANTKETKGFETKNAIENGAQEVDMVINIGALKDKDYDTVEQDITAVVNAAKGKALVKVIIETSLLANEEKEMASKLSVKAGADFVKTSTGFSTGGATVEDVALMRKTVGPDIGVKASGGVRDLASVNEMVKAGATRIGTSNGITIVQGNVATEGY, from the coding sequence ATGACAACTAATATCAATAAATTGATTGACCATACAGTTTTAAAACCAGAAACAACTAAAGCTCAAATTGAAAAATTATGTCAAGAAGCAAAGGAACATAATTTTGCTTCGGTTTGTGTGAATCCAACTTGGGTCAGTCTTTGTGCAAGTTTGTTAAAAGGTACAGAAGTTTTAGTTTGTACTGTAATTGGATTCCCTTTAGGGGCTAATACAAAAGAAACAAAAGGGTTTGAAACGAAAAATGCAATTGAAAATGGAGCACAGGAAGTTGATATGGTAATCAATATCGGTGCCTTAAAAGATAAAGATTATGACACTGTAGAACAAGATATAACAGCTGTTGTAAATGCCGCAAAGGGTAAAGCTTTAGTAAAAGTAATTATAGAAACAAGTCTTTTAGCAAACGAAGAAAAAGAAATGGCATCAAAGCTTTCTGTTAAAGCAGGAGCAGATTTTGTGAAAACTTCAACTGGATTTTCAACTGGTGGAGCAACTGTAGAAGACGTTGCATTAATGCGAAAAACAGTTGGTCCTGATATCGGAGTGAAAGCATCCGGAGGGGTACGCGATCTTGCAAGCGTAAATGAAATGGTTAAAGCAGGAGCAACTCGAATTGGAACGAGTAACGGAATAACGATTGTCCAAGGAAATGTGGCAACTGAAGGCTATTGA
- the rpsU gene encoding 30S ribosomal protein S21, which translates to MSKTVVRKNESLEDALRRFKRSVSKTGTLQEARKREFYEKPSVKRKKKSEAARKRKF; encoded by the coding sequence ATGTCTAAAACAGTCGTTCGTAAAAACGAATCTTTAGAAGATGCTCTTCGTCGTTTTAAACGTTCAGTTTCTAAAACTGGTACGCTTCAAGAAGCAAGAAAACGCGAATTTTATGAAAAGCCAAGTGTAAAACGTAAGAAAAAATCAGAGGCAGCGAGAAAACGTAAATTCTAA
- a CDS encoding GatB/YqeY domain-containing protein, translating to MSLLERLNSDMKQAMKEKNKDKLSVIRMVKASLQNEVINLGNNVTLSADQELTILTREVKQRKDSLLEFEKAGRQDLVDKLKQELLILEEYLPQQLSEDELLEIVRVTISEVGATSKADMGKVMSAVMPKVKGQADGSSVNKAVASLLK from the coding sequence ATGAGTCTTCTCGAACGTTTGAATTCAGATATGAAACAAGCGATGAAGGAAAAAAATAAAGACAAGTTATCCGTTATCCGAATGGTGAAAGCATCATTGCAAAATGAAGTAATTAACTTAGGGAATAATGTAACATTGTCAGCTGATCAAGAGTTAACAATTTTAACTCGTGAAGTGAAACAACGTAAAGACTCCCTCCTGGAATTCGAAAAAGCTGGTCGTCAAGACCTTGTGGATAAATTAAAGCAAGAGTTACTGATTCTAGAAGAATACTTGCCTCAACAATTATCTGAAGACGAACTTCTTGAAATTGTACGCGTTACAATTTCAGAAGTCGGTGCTACATCAAAAGCTGACATGGGGAAAGTAATGAGTGCAGTTATGCCTAAAGTAAAAGGACAAGCTGATGGCTCTTCTGTGAATAAGGCTGTAGCAAGTCTGTTAAAATAA
- the yqfC gene encoding sporulation protein YqfC, producing MSSKMDLPPDVLLELPRITMLGQLHIYIENHRGLLVYTDNELRLLMKQGQLLIKGKDFVLKTMLPEEILLEGEIEHVYFINE from the coding sequence ATGTCAAGTAAGATGGACTTACCACCAGATGTTCTTTTGGAATTGCCACGTATTACGATGTTAGGTCAACTACATATTTATATTGAAAATCATAGAGGTTTACTTGTTTATACGGATAATGAATTGCGTTTGTTAATGAAACAAGGGCAGTTATTGATTAAGGGGAAGGATTTTGTGCTGAAGACAATGTTGCCTGAGGAGATTTTGTTGGAAGGCGAAATTGAGCATGTGTATTTTATTAATGAATAG
- the yqfD gene encoding sporulation protein YqfD gives MKNEWTSNLTGMVQVKVMGLGPERFLNDCMRKGIPLRDVKKSGTNSITFTIELKDYKRIKNIPRKKEYRVFFIGRKGLPFEIRRAWKYFGFVVGIVGFLVVLFLLSNMVWRVDIKGASPEIEYKLRKDLTAMGVKTGASQFSIPKMQTIQKKLQDDNPSLTWVGVQLKGTTFHFEVVEKHLPKPEKALKPRDIIASEEAVIASMFVEKGKPMVVKNDFVKKGQVLVSGVLGTEEHPILVPAVGKIMGEVWREEIISVPLDTPFTLLTGERKTRYYIGTKENKIKFWGFEKNKYKSFEEESSSYQFKFLKWKLPIYFTKKTILESNGFVRSYSKEQAAELGKQIGRKELMKKLSPDAKILQEKVLHESIDNGKVNLRMYYKVLEDITKTKTIVQGD, from the coding sequence ATGAAAAACGAATGGACTTCAAATTTAACAGGGATGGTTCAAGTGAAAGTAATGGGGCTTGGACCAGAACGTTTTTTAAATGATTGTATGCGTAAAGGGATTCCTTTACGGGATGTGAAAAAAAGTGGAACAAATTCTATTACTTTTACGATTGAGTTAAAGGATTATAAACGGATTAAGAATATTCCTCGTAAAAAGGAGTATAGGGTTTTCTTTATTGGCCGGAAGGGGCTGCCTTTTGAAATAAGACGAGCTTGGAAGTATTTTGGTTTTGTCGTTGGGATTGTTGGATTTTTGGTTGTTTTATTTTTGCTTTCGAATATGGTTTGGCGCGTTGATATAAAAGGTGCATCACCTGAAATTGAGTATAAGCTTCGGAAAGATTTAACGGCAATGGGTGTAAAGACGGGAGCTTCTCAATTTTCAATACCAAAAATGCAAACCATCCAGAAGAAATTACAAGATGATAACCCTTCGTTGACTTGGGTAGGTGTGCAGTTAAAGGGGACTACCTTCCATTTCGAAGTAGTTGAGAAGCATCTTCCAAAGCCAGAGAAAGCGTTAAAACCACGAGATATTATTGCTAGTGAAGAAGCGGTTATTGCAAGTATGTTTGTTGAAAAAGGGAAGCCAATGGTAGTGAAAAATGATTTTGTTAAAAAAGGTCAAGTATTAGTATCCGGGGTCCTTGGAACGGAGGAACACCCTATTTTAGTCCCGGCTGTTGGTAAAATTATGGGAGAAGTTTGGCGAGAGGAAATTATTAGTGTTCCTTTGGATACTCCTTTTACTTTGCTAACTGGAGAGAGAAAAACGAGGTACTATATTGGTACTAAAGAAAATAAAATAAAATTTTGGGGTTTTGAAAAGAATAAATATAAATCTTTTGAAGAGGAAAGTAGTTCGTATCAATTTAAATTTTTAAAATGGAAATTACCGATATATTTCACTAAAAAAACAATTCTTGAAAGTAATGGTTTTGTTAGGTCATACTCTAAAGAGCAAGCTGCTGAACTTGGAAAGCAAATCGGTCGGAAGGAATTAATGAAAAAGTTGAGCCCGGATGCCAAGATTTTACAAGAAAAAGTTTTGCACGAGTCAATAGACAATGGTAAAGTTAATTTAAGAATGTATTATAAAGTTTTAGAAGATATCACTAAAACGAAAACTATTGTTCAAGGGGACTGA
- a CDS encoding PhoH family protein, which produces MPEQLLTINQQLEDPNEAIALFGTNDKHLEVIENLLDVKIVSRGQSVQVSGADENVKTVEQIIQALLEVIRNGVSITSRDVTYSIQMAKEGRLSSFARLYDEEIIKNSKGKPIRVKTFGQRHYLRAIQSNDLVFGIGPAGTGKTYLAVVMAVQALKNNKVSKIILTRPAVEAGESLGFLPGDLKEKVDPYLRPLYDALHDVLGQEHTVRLIERGTIEIAPLAYMRGRTLEDAFVILDEAQNTTMAQMKMFLTRLGFGSKMVITGDPSQLDLPKGVKSGLISAQHTLKGVEGIGMTILEQTDVVRHPLVQKIIQAYDLAKE; this is translated from the coding sequence ATGCCAGAACAACTACTAACGATTAATCAACAACTAGAGGATCCAAACGAAGCAATTGCCTTATTTGGTACAAATGATAAACATCTGGAAGTTATTGAAAATTTGCTTGATGTTAAAATTGTGTCACGTGGACAATCTGTACAGGTTTCAGGTGCGGATGAGAATGTGAAAACTGTTGAGCAAATCATCCAAGCTCTTTTAGAGGTTATTCGAAATGGAGTGAGTATTACATCCAGGGATGTGACATACTCAATTCAGATGGCTAAAGAGGGACGGCTATCTTCATTTGCTAGGTTGTATGACGAGGAAATAATAAAGAATTCAAAAGGGAAGCCAATTCGTGTTAAAACTTTTGGACAGAGACATTATCTTCGTGCTATTCAATCAAATGATTTAGTATTTGGAATTGGGCCTGCTGGTACAGGTAAAACATATCTTGCAGTTGTCATGGCTGTTCAAGCATTGAAAAATAATAAAGTTAGTAAAATTATTTTAACGAGACCTGCTGTGGAAGCTGGAGAAAGTTTAGGGTTTTTACCGGGTGATTTAAAAGAAAAAGTTGACCCTTACTTAAGGCCGCTATACGATGCGCTTCATGATGTTTTAGGACAAGAGCATACTGTTCGATTAATTGAAAGAGGGACGATTGAAATTGCACCTTTAGCCTATATGAGGGGACGCACTTTGGAAGATGCCTTTGTCATTCTAGATGAAGCTCAAAATACGACAATGGCTCAAATGAAGATGTTTTTGACTCGTTTAGGATTTGGTTCTAAAATGGTGATAACGGGTGATCCTTCTCAGCTTGATTTACCTAAAGGAGTAAAGTCCGGTTTAATTTCGGCTCAACATACACTTAAGGGTGTTGAGGGGATCGGTATGACGATATTAGAACAAACCGATGTAGTTCGTCACCCATTAGTACAAAAGATTATTCAAGCTTATGATTTAGCAAAAGAATGA